A window of the Thermus thermamylovorans genome harbors these coding sequences:
- a CDS encoding NYN domain-containing protein, whose product MEPIGQHPEQRVGVFVDTQNLYHSARDYYERNVNFESLLRFAVAGRRLVRATAYVVEKEGDTSAWPFIYKLSTMGYRVRRMYLTVKELAEGGKPIYEGNWDMGIAADMVRLMPYLDVVVLGSGDGDFVEILEVLMERGIRVEVVAFRETTAQKLIDAVDRFTHLPDIPSPFMEPKSPER is encoded by the coding sequence ATGGAGCCCATCGGCCAGCACCCCGAGCAACGGGTGGGCGTCTTCGTGGACACCCAGAACCTCTACCACTCCGCCCGGGACTACTACGAGCGCAACGTGAACTTCGAAAGCCTTCTGCGCTTCGCCGTGGCGGGGAGGCGCCTGGTGCGGGCCACCGCCTATGTGGTGGAGAAGGAGGGGGACACCTCGGCCTGGCCCTTCATCTACAAGCTTTCCACCATGGGCTACCGGGTGCGGCGCATGTACCTCACGGTAAAGGAGCTCGCCGAGGGGGGCAAGCCCATCTACGAGGGCAACTGGGACATGGGCATCGCCGCGGATATGGTGCGCCTCATGCCCTATCTGGACGTGGTGGTCCTGGGGAGCGGGGACGGGGACTTCGTGGAGATCCTGGAGGTGCTCATGGAAAGGGGCATCCGCGTGGAGGTGGTCGCCTTCCGGGAAACCACCGCCCAGAAGCTCATCGACGCCGTGGACCGCTTCACCCACCTCCCCGACATCCCCAGCCCCTTCATGGAGCCCAAGAGCCCGGAGCGATGA
- the queA gene encoding tRNA preQ1(34) S-adenosylmethionine ribosyltransferase-isomerase QueA, translated as MSLEAYDYHLPPELIAQEGVEPRDAARMLVVWREGPFRAEHRQVRDLPAYLRPGDLLVFNESRVIPARLLAQKPTGGKVEVLLVRERAPGFWEALLGPARRAPLGTRLRFLSPKDLSPVPDLEAEVVGVEPDGVRLLRFRGDLLAHLEAVGEVPLPPYIRARVPLERYQTVYARRPGSVAAPTAGLHFTPELLARLREGGVELRFLTLHVGPGTFRPVKGDPEGHAMHAEPYEIPEETASAVNRARREGRRVVAVGTTVVRALESAYREGEGVVPGVGETRLFIRPPYAFRAIDALFTNFHLPRSTLLMLVAAFLGYEKTMEAYRLAVAERYRFYSLGDAMLIL; from the coding sequence ATGAGCCTCGAGGCCTACGACTACCACCTGCCCCCGGAGCTCATCGCCCAGGAGGGGGTGGAGCCCCGGGACGCCGCCCGGATGCTGGTGGTGTGGCGGGAAGGCCCCTTCCGGGCCGAGCACCGGCAGGTGCGGGACCTGCCCGCCTACCTCCGCCCCGGGGACCTGCTGGTCTTCAACGAGAGCCGGGTCATCCCCGCCCGCCTCCTGGCCCAGAAGCCCACCGGGGGGAAGGTGGAGGTCCTCCTGGTGCGGGAGCGGGCCCCAGGCTTCTGGGAGGCCCTCTTGGGCCCGGCCCGCCGGGCTCCCCTCGGCACCCGCCTCCGCTTCCTCTCCCCCAAGGACCTCTCCCCGGTGCCGGACCTCGAGGCGGAGGTGGTGGGGGTGGAGCCGGATGGGGTGCGCCTCCTCCGCTTCCGGGGGGACCTCCTGGCCCACCTGGAGGCGGTGGGGGAGGTGCCCCTGCCCCCCTACATCCGGGCCAGGGTGCCCCTGGAGCGCTACCAGACCGTCTACGCCCGCCGCCCGGGGTCCGTGGCCGCCCCCACCGCCGGGCTCCACTTCACCCCCGAACTCCTCGCCCGTCTGCGGGAAGGGGGGGTGGAGCTCCGCTTCCTCACCCTGCACGTGGGCCCCGGCACCTTCCGCCCGGTGAAGGGGGACCCGGAGGGGCACGCCATGCACGCCGAGCCCTACGAGATCCCCGAGGAGACCGCCTCCGCCGTGAACCGGGCCCGGAGGGAGGGCAGGCGGGTGGTGGCGGTGGGGACCACCGTGGTCCGGGCCCTGGAAAGCGCCTACCGGGAGGGGGAGGGGGTGGTGCCGGGGGTGGGGGAGACCCGGCTCTTCATCCGCCCCCCCTACGCCTTCCGCGCCATCGACGCCCTCTTCACCAACTTCCACCTGCCCCGTTCCACCCTGCTCATGCTGGTGGCCGCCTTTTTGGGCTACGAAAAGACCATGGAGGCCTACCGGCTGGCGGTGGCCGAGCGCTACCGCTTCTACTCCCTGGGGGACGCCATGCTCATCCTGTAG
- a CDS encoding ADP-ribosylglycohydrolase family protein encodes MRLRMVVEWSKGSPLRYAWKGNRLLPVGEDRPAPVNYGLVPGLINPADGEEVDAVCLGSARPPGSQVEGEVLGMVWLVDGDHKLLLGPGQETLAGEELGSLLAWFSPARRPNIRGPEAARAWVEALRALQDRHLGALLGLAVGDALGAQVEFQPKGSFPPISQMEGGGPHGLPPGAWTDDTSMALCLAESLLERGFDPGDQMARYLHWYREGYLSPKGYCFDIGSATRRALERFARTGEPFCGDGEGAGNAPLMRLAPLVLAYWQSPDLLHLARLSARTTHGAREALEATEVLAWLVQGALKGASKEALSRMGPFREHDLHPAVRRVVEGSFWREPPEGPGYAPGTLEAALFAFATTSTFEEGMLRAVNLGGDADTVGAVYGQLAGAYYGQEAIPEPWLRPLFLRERIEALALALYRMSMASPRE; translated from the coding sequence ATGCGGCTACGCATGGTGGTGGAGTGGAGCAAGGGAAGCCCCCTCCGCTACGCCTGGAAGGGAAACAGGCTCCTCCCCGTGGGCGAGGACCGGCCCGCTCCGGTGAACTACGGCCTGGTACCGGGCCTCATCAACCCGGCGGATGGAGAAGAGGTGGACGCGGTGTGCCTGGGCTCCGCCCGCCCTCCCGGCAGCCAGGTGGAGGGGGAGGTTCTGGGCATGGTGTGGCTGGTGGACGGGGACCACAAGCTCCTCCTGGGCCCCGGGCAGGAAACCTTAGCCGGGGAGGAGCTGGGTTCGCTTCTGGCCTGGTTTTCCCCGGCGCGCCGTCCCAACATCCGGGGACCTGAAGCGGCAAGGGCCTGGGTGGAGGCGCTTAGGGCCCTGCAGGACCGCCACCTGGGAGCCCTTCTGGGCCTGGCGGTGGGGGACGCCCTGGGGGCCCAGGTGGAGTTCCAGCCCAAAGGAAGCTTCCCCCCGATTTCCCAAATGGAAGGGGGCGGCCCCCACGGCCTGCCTCCCGGAGCCTGGACCGACGACACCAGCATGGCGCTTTGCCTGGCGGAAAGCCTGCTGGAGAGGGGCTTTGACCCCGGGGATCAGATGGCGCGCTACCTGCACTGGTACCGGGAAGGGTACCTGAGCCCCAAGGGCTACTGCTTTGACATCGGAAGCGCCACCCGCCGCGCCCTGGAGCGCTTCGCCCGCACGGGGGAACCCTTCTGCGGGGATGGGGAGGGGGCCGGGAACGCGCCCCTCATGCGCCTGGCCCCCCTGGTCTTGGCCTACTGGCAGAGTCCCGACCTCCTCCACCTGGCCCGCCTCTCCGCCCGCACCACCCACGGGGCCAGGGAGGCCCTGGAGGCCACCGAGGTTCTGGCCTGGCTGGTGCAAGGGGCCCTAAAGGGGGCTTCCAAGGAAGCGCTTTCGCGCATGGGGCCCTTCCGGGAGCACGACCTGCACCCCGCGGTGCGCCGGGTGGTGGAGGGGAGTTTTTGGCGGGAGCCCCCGGAGGGCCCCGGGTACGCTCCGGGCACCCTCGAGGCCGCCCTCTTCGCCTTCGCCACCACCTCCACCTTCGAGGAAGGGATGCTCCGGGCGGTGAACCTGGGCGGGGACGCGGACACCGTGGGGGCGGTCTACGGCCAGCTGGCGGGGGCCTACTACGGCCAAGAAGCCATCCCAGAGCCCTGGCTCAGGCCCCTTTTCCTGCGGGAGCGGATCGAGGCGCTGGCCCTGGCGCTCTACAGGATGAGCATGGCGTCCCCCAGGGAGTAG
- the mgtE gene encoding magnesium transporter translates to MERTPAPLRQALEEGDTLTLRQLLEEVHPQDLLALWDELGGEHRYILLTLLPKGKAAEVFANLPSEAQAEYLKTLPPWRVRELLEELSLDDLADALQAVEAEDAALARRLKEALDPETRAEVEELTRYEEDEAGGLMTPEYVAVREGMTVEEVIRFLRRAAPDAETIYYLYVVDEEGRLKGVLSLRDLIVADPRTRVAEIQNPKVVHVRTDTDQEEVARLMADYDFTVLPVVDGEGRLVGIVTVDDVLDVLEEEATEDIHRLAAVDVPDLVYSQASPLTLWLARVRWLVILILTGMVTSSILQGFESLLEALTALAFYVPVLIGTGGNTGNQSATLIIRALATRDLDLRDWRRVLLKEGAVGVLLGLTLALFLLGKVVLDGQWALVPVVGLALFLIVLFANLVGALLPFALRRLGVDPALLSNPLIATLTDVTGLLIYLTLARFLLNLA, encoded by the coding sequence GTGGAGAGGACCCCCGCTCCCCTGCGCCAAGCCCTGGAAGAGGGCGACACCCTGACCCTGCGCCAGCTTCTGGAAGAGGTGCACCCCCAGGACCTCCTGGCCCTTTGGGATGAGCTTGGGGGCGAGCACCGCTACATCCTCCTCACCCTCCTGCCCAAGGGCAAGGCCGCAGAGGTCTTCGCCAACCTGCCCTCGGAGGCGCAGGCGGAGTACCTGAAGACCCTCCCCCCCTGGCGGGTGCGGGAGCTTTTGGAAGAGCTCTCCCTGGACGACCTGGCGGACGCCCTCCAGGCGGTGGAGGCGGAGGACGCCGCCCTGGCCCGCCGCCTCAAGGAGGCCCTGGACCCCGAGACCCGGGCGGAGGTGGAGGAGCTCACCCGGTACGAGGAGGACGAGGCGGGCGGCCTCATGACCCCGGAGTACGTGGCGGTGCGGGAGGGGATGACCGTGGAGGAGGTCATCCGCTTCCTGCGCCGGGCCGCCCCCGACGCGGAGACCATCTACTACCTCTACGTGGTGGACGAGGAGGGCCGCCTCAAGGGGGTGCTTTCCCTGCGCGACCTCATCGTGGCCGACCCCCGGACGCGGGTGGCGGAGATCCAAAACCCCAAGGTGGTCCACGTGCGCACGGACACCGACCAGGAGGAAGTGGCCCGCCTCATGGCCGACTACGACTTCACCGTGCTCCCCGTGGTGGACGGGGAGGGGCGGCTCGTGGGCATCGTCACGGTGGACGACGTGCTGGATGTACTGGAGGAGGAGGCCACCGAGGACATCCACCGGCTGGCGGCGGTGGACGTGCCCGACCTGGTCTACAGCCAGGCCTCCCCCCTGACCCTGTGGCTCGCCCGGGTGCGCTGGCTGGTGATCCTCATCCTCACGGGCATGGTTACGAGCTCCATCCTCCAGGGGTTTGAGAGCCTCCTGGAGGCCCTCACCGCCCTGGCCTTCTACGTCCCGGTGCTCATCGGCACCGGGGGCAACACCGGCAACCAGTCGGCCACCCTCATCATCCGGGCCCTGGCCACCCGGGACCTGGACCTCAGGGACTGGCGGCGGGTCCTCCTCAAGGAGGGGGCGGTGGGGGTCCTCCTGGGCCTCACCCTGGCCCTCTTCCTCCTGGGCAAGGTGGTCCTGGACGGGCAGTGGGCCCTGGTGCCGGTGGTGGGCCTGGCCCTCTTCCTTATCGTCCTCTTCGCCAACCTGGTGGGGGCCCTCCTCCCCTTCGCCCTGAGGCGGCTCGGGGTGGACCCGGCCCTCCTCTCCAACCCCCTCATCGCCACCCTCACCGACGTCACGGGCCTGCTCATCTACCTCACCCTGGCCCGCTTCCTCCTAAACTTGGCATGA
- the ffh gene encoding signal recognition particle protein: MFEKLAAKLQEAIDRLRGRGRIGEEDLKSALREIRRALIDADVNVEVIRSFVEGVRERALGQKVLESFTPAEVVLATVYEALKEALGGEPRQPLLKERNLWFLVGLQGSGKTTTAAKLALHYKAKGRRPLLVAADTQRPAAREQLRLLGEKVGVPVLEVMDGESPASIRRRVEERARAEVRDLVLVDTAGRLQVDEPLMAELARLKAAMSPDEVLLVLDAMTGQEALAVARAFEEKVGVTGLVLTKLDGDARGGAALSARQVVGKPIYFAGVSERPEGLEPFYPDRLAGRILGMGDVATLAERVKAAGLEAEAPKAAKELTLEDFLRQMQQLKRLGSFSEILGMIPGAGKALPKGVEVDERAFRRLEAIVLSMTPEERKDPRILNGSRRKRIARGSGTTVQEINRFIKAFEETKALMRSLEKRRSRGLMGMFRR; this comes from the coding sequence ATGTTCGAGAAGCTAGCGGCCAAGCTGCAGGAAGCCATCGACCGGCTCAGGGGCCGGGGGCGGATCGGCGAGGAGGACCTGAAGTCCGCCTTGCGGGAGATCCGCCGGGCCCTGATCGACGCCGACGTGAACGTGGAGGTGATCCGCTCCTTCGTGGAGGGGGTGCGGGAGCGGGCCCTGGGGCAGAAGGTCCTGGAGTCCTTCACTCCGGCGGAGGTGGTCCTGGCCACGGTCTACGAGGCCCTGAAGGAGGCCCTGGGGGGCGAGCCCCGCCAGCCCCTCCTCAAGGAGAGGAACCTCTGGTTCCTGGTGGGCCTCCAGGGCTCGGGCAAGACCACCACCGCCGCCAAGCTGGCCCTCCACTACAAGGCCAAGGGCCGCCGCCCCCTTCTGGTGGCCGCGGACACCCAGCGCCCGGCTGCCCGGGAGCAGCTTCGCCTCCTGGGGGAGAAGGTGGGCGTGCCGGTGCTGGAGGTCATGGACGGGGAGAGCCCGGCGTCCATCCGCCGCCGGGTGGAGGAGAGGGCCCGGGCCGAGGTGCGGGACCTGGTCCTGGTGGACACCGCGGGCCGCTTGCAGGTGGACGAGCCCCTCATGGCCGAGCTCGCCCGGCTGAAGGCGGCCATGAGCCCCGACGAGGTGCTCCTGGTCCTGGACGCCATGACCGGGCAGGAGGCCCTCGCCGTGGCCAGAGCCTTCGAGGAGAAGGTGGGGGTCACGGGCCTCGTCCTCACCAAACTGGACGGGGACGCCCGCGGTGGGGCGGCCCTCTCCGCCCGGCAAGTGGTGGGCAAGCCCATCTACTTTGCGGGGGTCTCGGAGCGGCCCGAGGGCCTGGAGCCCTTCTACCCCGACCGCCTGGCGGGCCGCATCCTGGGGATGGGGGATGTGGCCACCCTGGCGGAGCGGGTCAAGGCGGCGGGCCTCGAGGCCGAGGCCCCCAAGGCTGCCAAGGAGCTCACCCTGGAAGACTTCCTCAGGCAGATGCAGCAGCTCAAGCGCCTGGGCTCCTTCTCGGAGATCCTGGGGATGATCCCCGGGGCGGGGAAGGCCCTGCCCAAGGGGGTGGAGGTGGACGAGAGGGCCTTCAGGCGCCTGGAGGCCATCGTCCTCTCCATGACCCCCGAGGAGCGCAAGGACCCCCGGATCCTGAACGGCTCCCGCCGCAAGCGCATCGCCAGGGGAAGCGGCACCACGGTCCAGGAGATCAACCGCTTCATCAAGGCCTTCGAGGAGACCAAAGCCCTGATGCGGTCCCTGGAGAAGAGGCGAAGCCGGGGACTCATGGGAATGTTCCGGAGGTAA
- the rpsP gene encoding 30S ribosomal protein S16: MVKIRLSRFGSKHNPHYRIVVADSRRKRDGAYIEKIGYYDPRKTTPDWLKVDVERAKYWLSVGAQPTDTARRLLRQAGVFRQEG, from the coding sequence ATGGTCAAGATCAGGCTTTCCCGGTTTGGCTCCAAGCACAACCCCCACTACCGCATCGTGGTGGCCGACAGCCGCAGGAAGCGGGATGGGGCCTACATCGAGAAGATCGGCTACTACGACCCCCGCAAGACCACCCCGGACTGGCTCAAGGTGGACGTGGAGCGGGCCAAGTACTGGCTCTCCGTGGGGGCCCAGCCCACGGACACCGCCAGGAGGCTTCTCCGTCAGGCGGGGGTCTTCCGGCAGGAGGGCTGA
- a CDS encoding KH domain-containing protein yields the protein MRDLVEYLARSVVDQPERVRVQERRTREGPVYVVEVAPEDKGRLIGKGGRVIEAIRTLVRAYAKRKVGVEVR from the coding sequence ATGCGGGACCTGGTGGAGTACCTGGCGAGGAGCGTGGTGGACCAGCCCGAGCGGGTGCGGGTGCAGGAGCGGCGTACCCGGGAAGGGCCGGTCTACGTGGTGGAGGTGGCCCCCGAGGACAAGGGCCGCCTCATCGGCAAGGGGGGGCGGGTCATCGAGGCCATCCGCACCCTGGTGCGGGCCTACGCCAAGCGCAAGGTGGGGGTGGAGGTGCGCTAA
- the rimM gene encoding ribosome maturation factor RimM (Essential for efficient processing of 16S rRNA), whose protein sequence is MRLVEIGRFGAPYALQGGLKFRGEPVVAHLERVYVEGHGWRAVEDLYPVAGELVVHLAGVATRELAEALVGLRVYAEVADLPPLEEGQYYYFALIGLPVYVAGRQVGEVADILDAGAQDVLVIRGVGERLRDQAERLVPLQAPYVRVAEEGIHVEPIPGLFD, encoded by the coding sequence ATGCGCCTGGTGGAAATCGGCCGCTTCGGGGCGCCCTACGCCCTCCAGGGAGGCCTCAAGTTCCGCGGGGAGCCAGTGGTGGCCCACTTGGAGCGGGTCTACGTGGAGGGGCACGGCTGGCGGGCGGTGGAGGACCTCTACCCGGTGGCCGGGGAGCTGGTGGTCCACCTGGCCGGGGTGGCCACCCGGGAGCTGGCGGAGGCCCTGGTGGGCCTCCGGGTCTACGCGGAGGTGGCGGACCTGCCCCCCCTGGAGGAGGGGCAGTACTACTACTTCGCCCTCATCGGCCTGCCCGTCTACGTGGCGGGGCGGCAGGTGGGGGAGGTGGCGGACATCCTGGACGCCGGGGCCCAGGACGTGCTGGTGATCCGCGGGGTGGGGGAGCGGCTCCGCGACCAAGCGGAGCGCCTCGTGCCGCTGCAGGCCCCCTACGTGCGGGTGGCGGAGGAGGGGATCCACGTGGAGCCCATCCCCGGCCTCTTCGACTAG
- the trmD gene encoding tRNA (guanosine(37)-N1)-methyltransferase TrmD has translation MRYTVLTLFPGLIRPWLAESLLKKAQERGLIRVEVVDLRAFGLGRHRTVDDTPYGGGAGMVIRPDVAVAALESVLPADEVVLLSPAGEPFTQRVAEELSGKGHLVLLAGRYEGFDARVEAFATRVLSIGDYVLMGGEVAALAVLEATARLLPGVIGDPESHRQDSFVRGLLDYPHYTRPPEFRGLGVPEVLLSGDHQEVERWRRKEALRRTLALRPELLRQARVGPLEAQWLAELDRES, from the coding sequence ATGCGCTACACGGTTCTCACCCTCTTCCCGGGCCTCATCCGCCCCTGGCTCGCCGAGTCCCTTCTCAAAAAGGCCCAGGAGCGGGGCCTCATCCGGGTGGAGGTGGTGGACCTGAGGGCCTTCGGCCTGGGCCGCCACCGCACGGTGGACGACACCCCGTATGGGGGCGGGGCAGGGATGGTGATCCGCCCCGACGTGGCCGTGGCCGCCCTGGAGTCGGTCCTGCCCGCGGACGAGGTGGTGCTCCTCTCCCCGGCGGGGGAGCCCTTCACCCAACGGGTGGCGGAAGAGCTCTCGGGGAAGGGGCACCTGGTCCTCCTGGCGGGCCGGTACGAGGGGTTTGACGCCCGGGTGGAGGCCTTCGCCACCCGGGTTCTCTCCATTGGGGACTACGTGCTCATGGGGGGGGAGGTGGCCGCCCTGGCGGTCCTCGAGGCCACCGCCCGCCTCCTTCCCGGCGTCATCGGGGACCCGGAAAGCCACCGCCAGGACTCCTTCGTGCGGGGGCTTCTGGACTACCCCCACTACACCCGGCCCCCGGAGTTCCGCGGCCTGGGGGTGCCGGAAGTGCTCCTCTCGGGGGACCACCAGGAGGTGGAGCGGTGGCGGCGGAAGGAGGCCCTCCGCCGCACCCTTGCCCTCCGCCCGGAGCTTTTGCGGCAAGCCCGGGTAGGGCCCCTCGAGGCCCAGTGGCTTGCGGAACTGGACCGGGAGAGCTAA
- the rplS gene encoding 50S ribosomal protein L19 codes for MNRGALLKVVESRYTRTDLPEFRPGDTVRVAYRVKEGNRTRVQNFEGIVIRIKRNGYNTSFTVRKVSYGVGVERIFPLHSPLIEKVEIVQRGRARRARLYFIRELSEREIRRKLRADRKRMGQDREEAKAAREAAQAPAEAPAEGETPRE; via the coding sequence ATGAACCGAGGAGCGCTTCTGAAGGTGGTGGAGTCCCGCTACACCCGCACCGACCTGCCCGAGTTCCGCCCGGGGGACACCGTGCGGGTGGCCTACCGGGTGAAGGAGGGCAACCGCACCCGGGTGCAGAACTTTGAGGGGATCGTCATCAGGATCAAGCGGAACGGCTACAACACCAGCTTTACCGTGCGCAAGGTGAGCTACGGGGTGGGGGTGGAGCGCATCTTCCCCCTCCACTCCCCCTTGATCGAAAAGGTGGAGATCGTCCAGCGGGGCCGGGCCCGCCGGGCCAGGCTCTACTTCATCCGGGAGCTTTCCGAAAGGGAAATCCGCCGCAAGCTCCGGGCCGACCGCAAGCGCATGGGCCAGGACCGCGAGGAGGCCAAGGCCGCCAGGGAAGCCGCCCAGGCGCCCGCGGAGGCCCCCGCCGAAGGGGAGACGCCCAGGGAGTAG
- a CDS encoding response regulator, producing the protein MGHLGATLRVLIADDHPLFRLGLRAGLEREGLEVVAEAASGQEALEKALALRPEAALLDLRMPGMDGLECTRRLRQGGYRGLIALLTTYQEPALVREALLAGADAYFSKELSAPELKGRLLRVARGEERLVPPDLPSLTPREEAVLRLLAQGLSVKEMAKALGLSPDTVKDHLENLYGKLLVRNRVEALAKARSLGFLAEKG; encoded by the coding sequence ATGGGCCACCTTGGGGCAACCCTTCGCGTGCTCATCGCCGACGACCACCCCCTCTTCCGGCTGGGGCTCCGGGCGGGCCTGGAGCGGGAGGGGCTGGAGGTGGTGGCGGAGGCGGCCAGCGGCCAGGAGGCCCTGGAGAAGGCCCTGGCCCTGAGGCCGGAGGCCGCCCTTCTCGACCTGCGCATGCCCGGCATGGACGGGCTGGAGTGCACCCGGAGGCTCCGTCAAGGGGGCTACCGGGGCCTCATCGCCCTCCTCACCACCTACCAGGAGCCCGCCCTGGTGCGGGAAGCCCTCCTGGCCGGGGCCGACGCCTACTTCTCCAAAGAGCTCTCCGCTCCGGAGCTCAAGGGGCGGCTTCTGCGGGTGGCCCGGGGAGAGGAGCGCCTGGTCCCCCCGGACCTGCCCAGCCTCACCCCCAGGGAGGAGGCGGTGCTCAGGCTCCTGGCCCAGGGGCTATCGGTGAAGGAAATGGCCAAGGCCCTCGGCCTCTCCCCCGACACGGTGAAGGACCACCTGGAAAACCTGTACGGCAAGCTTCTGGTCAGAAACCGGGTGGAGGCCCTAGCCAAGGCCAGGAGCCTGGGGTTCCTGGCGGAAAAAGGCTAG
- the sdaAA gene encoding L-serine ammonia-lyase, iron-sulfur-dependent, subunit alpha: MPLTLNGLARLPGRASEHVLREEVEETGLAPGIILERLRERLSVMRDSIQRGLASDAPSVAGMVGKNAKTLWEAPDPLRDPLLRRVQAYAMAVNEENARMGRIVAAPTAGSAGTLPGALLGVADHLGLPEEDLLMPLVLAAGVAKIISRQIYIAGATGGCQAEIGASAAMAAAAVTELLGGSPEASAHAAALALQNTLGLVCDPVGGFVEVPCVMRNGFYAVHAVSAASMALAGIRSVIPPDEVILAMAGIGRLLPLELKETGLGGLADTPTGRRLAARALGEGAEETLAPAREGPTPPL; the protein is encoded by the coding sequence ATGCCCCTGACCCTGAATGGCCTGGCCCGGCTCCCGGGCCGGGCCTCGGAGCACGTGTTGCGCGAGGAGGTGGAGGAAACGGGCCTGGCCCCCGGGATCATCCTGGAAAGGCTCCGGGAGCGCCTTTCGGTCATGCGGGACTCCATCCAGAGGGGCCTCGCTTCCGACGCCCCCAGCGTGGCGGGGATGGTGGGGAAGAACGCCAAGACCCTCTGGGAGGCCCCGGACCCCCTAAGGGATCCCCTCCTCCGGCGGGTCCAGGCCTACGCCATGGCGGTGAACGAGGAGAACGCCCGCATGGGGCGCATCGTGGCTGCCCCCACCGCGGGGAGCGCCGGAACCCTGCCGGGGGCCCTTCTGGGGGTGGCCGACCACCTGGGCCTGCCCGAGGAGGACCTCCTCATGCCCCTGGTCCTGGCCGCGGGGGTGGCCAAGATCATCAGCCGGCAGATCTACATCGCCGGGGCCACGGGCGGCTGCCAGGCGGAGATCGGCGCCTCCGCGGCCATGGCCGCGGCTGCAGTGACGGAACTCCTCGGGGGGAGCCCGGAGGCCTCGGCCCACGCCGCCGCCTTGGCCCTGCAAAACACCCTGGGCCTGGTCTGCGACCCCGTGGGGGGGTTCGTGGAGGTGCCCTGCGTGATGCGCAACGGCTTCTACGCGGTGCACGCGGTGAGCGCCGCTTCCATGGCCCTGGCGGGGATCCGCAGCGTCATCCCCCCGGACGAGGTGATCCTGGCCATGGCGGGCATCGGCCGTCTCCTGCCCCTGGAGCTCAAGGAGACGGGCCTGGGAGGCCTGGCCGACACCCCCACGGGGCGCAGGCTGGCGGCCAGGGCCCTGGGGGAGGGCGCGGAGGAAACCCTTGCCCCCGCGAGGGAGGGGCCTACTCCTCCCCTTTAG
- a CDS encoding sulfurtransferase → MGYAHPEVLVSTEWVQEHLADPKVRVLEVDEDILLYDTGHIPGAQKVDWQRDFWDPVVRDFVDEEGFAQLMERLGISNDTTVVLYGDKNNWWAAYAFWFFKYNGHQDARLMNGGRQKWVEEGRPLTTEVPSYPKGAYRVPYRDESIRAYRDEVLKHILKVKEGKGALVDVRSPEEYRGELTHMPNYPQEGALRAGHIPGAKNIPWAKAVNPDGTFKSAEELKALYEPLGVTQDKDVVVYCRIAERSSHSWFVLKYLLGYPRVKNYDGSWTEWGNLVGVPVAKGEE, encoded by the coding sequence ATGGGCTACGCGCATCCCGAGGTCCTGGTGAGCACGGAGTGGGTCCAGGAGCACCTGGCCGACCCGAAGGTACGGGTCCTCGAGGTGGACGAGGACATCCTCCTCTACGACACCGGGCACATCCCAGGAGCGCAGAAGGTGGACTGGCAGCGGGACTTCTGGGACCCGGTGGTGCGGGACTTCGTGGACGAGGAGGGCTTCGCCCAGCTCATGGAGCGCCTGGGGATCTCCAACGACACCACCGTGGTCCTCTACGGGGACAAGAACAACTGGTGGGCGGCCTACGCCTTCTGGTTCTTCAAGTACAACGGCCACCAGGACGCGCGCCTCATGAACGGGGGAAGGCAGAAGTGGGTGGAGGAGGGCCGCCCCCTCACCACCGAGGTGCCGAGCTACCCCAAGGGCGCCTACCGGGTGCCCTACCGGGACGAGTCCATCCGCGCCTACCGGGACGAGGTGCTCAAGCACATCCTTAAGGTAAAGGAGGGCAAGGGGGCCCTGGTGGACGTGAGGAGCCCCGAGGAGTACCGGGGAGAGCTCACCCACATGCCCAACTACCCCCAGGAGGGGGCTCTGCGGGCAGGGCACATCCCCGGGGCCAAGAACATCCCCTGGGCCAAGGCGGTGAACCCCGACGGGACCTTCAAGTCCGCGGAGGAGCTCAAGGCCCTCTACGAGCCCCTGGGCGTCACCCAGGATAAGGACGTGGTGGTCTACTGCCGCATCGCCGAGCGTTCCAGCCACTCCTGGTTCGTGCTCAAGTACCTGCTGGGCTACCCCCGGGTGAAGAACTACGACGGCTCCTGGACGGAGTGGGGGAACCTGGTGGGGGTGCCCGTGGCTAAAGGGGAGGAGTAG